One window of Stigmatopora nigra isolate UIUO_SnigA chromosome 14, RoL_Snig_1.1, whole genome shotgun sequence genomic DNA carries:
- the LOC144207738 gene encoding synaptotagmin-like protein 4, translating into MPQPMNDIDLQFLSESERDLILEVLRRDEELRQTEEQRIRKLKSELQEIKRKGAKRGSRRYSQRSCARCQSAISLFAFTSNQCRLCRHLVCGQCRAALDDGSWLCAVCIKESDLKKSTGDWFYNVRVNRFSSAPGHELVRSSLRQKPPLTKYVTMGDVLLKHSQSSRGPPVPVPRQKASTAIQRPSSENSGSIHSGTSFETKGDLDGPLSEYSGSVASMTSYETQGNEGSFKPWRNDAESTEMASLLASGKTETESGRVTPDVPRRAMLPPNYNPASVTLLTDAISIHSSSSDSNSVPETKQASPNQEFDPDKLFKKSLKGIPITLDTANSEPDVRDQAVLPDAKGQFAPGLDLQVSEIKQDIPTPQFDVDNQFKKGFTHIENSPEDLVKRGPDVYDPSHTYESLMDAESPISESSSLVKQQAFPSPEFDGDNLFRKTVTNIEKRPEYVNQPDVYDQYHLYESLSDIENQFVQGVDTQESEIKQVITSPELEVDNRGLQTSANPEYGSFEWDFCDETHTYESLLDIENQFAQDLDTQAPDVDQERPNPVFEVEEIVQHTEPPPERIDYGLDLRDQSHTYETLTDVEKPFVHGLNREVPQKKRLSASPLFDVEEICDKSSKLVADLPEDVIHGLDSWEQAVYAVPVPAKRQIVTGSDLEVSKIEPEPEINIGQESMKDFDNPPVTECVEPDVCERADSVEIPVPAKRQFVQGLDPQVPEIKQVCPSPELDVKQLFKRSVTRTENAPNHGSALDLRENLDTLSVPMGNRSQSVPDLDFQEEEDEDIDSLVDYHKSVMASSTSSLRSTSMTSIYSDSGDGYSLDVKGEVIFTMFYDEVRQCLQVFIKECRKLAYGDTLRQLTNPYVKCYLLPDKSRQSKRKTTIKRHTCDPVYEETFKYPIPRQQLLTRSMLISVWHHGHLSSNPFLGEVEMALDCYDLDARLEECMSLMTKAPCCIPASAFSQFRGELVISLKYVTPKAPQKPKIKGFSIRAASKKVTQGEGGELHVLIKEAKNLIAMKSGGGTSDSFVKGYLFPSKSKTNKRKTPVVKKNLNPHYGHTFVYKELTLDQLKTMCLELTVWDKEPMLSNEFLGGVRLSSGEGSVKIGNDDVGMDSVGEEVSLWQKMMQYPDSWAEGSLPLRTTMRKKKDK; encoded by the exons ATGCCTCAACCAATGAACGACATCGACCTCCAGTTTCTCTCGGAGAGCGAACGAGATTTGATCCTGGAGGTGCTGCGACGGGATGAGGAACTTAGGCAGACTGAGGAACAGCGCATTCG GAAACTGAAGAGCGAGTTGCAGGAAATTAAGAGGAAAGGAGCCAAACGCGGCAGCAGAAGATACAGTCAGCGCAGTTGTGCCCGATGTCAGAGTGCCATCAGTCTGTTTGCCTTCACCTCCAACCAATGCCGCCTCTGCCGACACTTGGTGTGCGGCCAATGCAGGGCCGCTCTGGACGACGGATCCTGGCTGTGTGCCGTTTGCATCAAAGAGTC GGATTTAAAGAAGAGTACAGGTGACTGGTTCTACAACGTAAGGGTCAACCGGTTCTCCAGCGCCCCTGGCCACGAGCTGGTGAGAAGTTCCCTCAGGCAAAAGCCTCCGT taaCAAAGTATGTGACAATGGGAGACGTTCTACTCAAACATTCCCAGTCGAGCCGAGGGCCTCCCGTTCCCGTTCCTCGTCAAAAAGCCAGCACCGCCATCCAACG TCCTTCCAGCGAGAACTCGGGCTCCATTCATTCCGGCACATCTTTTGAAACCAAAGGGGACTTGGACGGTCCTCTCAGCGAATACTCCGGCTCTGTGGCCTCCATGACGTCGTACGAAACGCAAGGGAACGAGGGCTCCTTTAAGCCCTGGCGGAATGACGCCGAGTCAACAGAAATGGCCAGCCTCTTGGCCAGCGGCAAAACGGAGACAGAGTCTGGACGTGTCACCCCTGATGTTCCCAG GAGAGCCATGCTGCCACCCAACTACAACCCAGCCAGCGTGACTCTCTTAACGGACGCCATCAGTATCCACAGCTCCAGCTCCGATTCAAATAGC GTCCCAGAAACCAAGCAGGCTTCTCCAAACCAAGAGTTTGACCCCGACAAACTCTTTAAAAAGAGTCTTAAAGGCATTCCGATTACTCTTG ACACTGCCAACTCTGAACCAGATGTCCGCGACCAAGCCGTCCTGCCGGATGCCAAAGGCCAATTTGCACCAGGTTTGGACCTGCAA GTCTCAGAAATAAAGCAGGACATTCCAACACCACAGTTTGATGTGGATAACCAATTCAAGAAGGGGTTCACACACATAGAGAATTCTCCTG AAGATTTGGTCAAACGCGGGCCGGATGTTTACGATCCGTCTCACACATACGAAAGCCTGATGGACGCCGAGAGCCCAATTTCGGAGTCTTCTTCGTTGGTAAAGCAG CAGGCCTTTCCCAGCCCAGAATTTGACGGCGATAACCTCTTCAGGAAGACCGTCACAAATATTGAGAAGCGTCCTG AATATGTCAATCAGCCTGATGTTTATGATCAATATCACCTATATGAGAGCCTGTCCGACATAGAGAACCAATTTGTCCAAGGCGTTGACACGCAA GAGTCAGAAATTAAGCAGGTCATTACCAGCCCAGAACTTGAGGTGGACAACAGGGGCCTCCAAACCAGTGCAAATCCCG AATATGGCAGTTTTGAGTGGGATTTTTGCGATGAGACACACACATATGAGAGCCTGTTGGACATCGAGAATCAATTTGCGCAAGACTTAGACACACAA GCCCCAGACGTAGATCAGGAAAGACCAAACCCAGTATTTGAAGTCGAGGAGATTGTCCAACATACCGAGCCCCCTCCCG AACGTATCGATTATGGGCTGGATTTGCGCGATCAATCCCACACTTATGAGACCCTGACGGATGTAGAGAAGCCATTTGTACATGGTTTGAACAGAGAA GTCCCACAAAAGAAACGGCTCAGTGCCAGCCCATTGTTTGATGTGGAGGAAATTTGCGATAAGAGCAGCAAACTTGTTGCGGACCTTCCTG AGGATGTCATTCATGGGCTGGATTCTTGGGAGCAAGCGGTCTATGCTGTCCCAGTGCCTGCCAAAAGACAGATTGTGACAGGGTCGGACTTGGAA GTCTCAAAAatagagccagagccagagataAATATTGGGCAAGAGTCTATGAAAGACTTTGACAATCCTCCCG TGACAGAATGTGTCGAGCCGGATGTTTGCGAGCGAGCCGACTCCGTTGAAATACCTGTGCCTGCCAAGAGACAATTTGTACAAGGTTTGGACCCTCAA GTCCCGGAAATCAAACAAGTGTGTCCCAGTCCAGAGTTGGATGTTAAGCAACTCTTCAAAAGGAGCGTTACTCGGACTGAAAATGCTCCCA ATCACGGATCGGCGCTGGATTTGCGTGAAAATCTGGACACGTTGTCAGTGCCGATGGGAAACCGGAGTCAATCTGTGCCAGATTTAGATTTCCAA gaagaggaagatgaggacaTTGACAGTTTGGTTGACTATCACAAAAGTGTAATGGCTTCCAGTACTTCAAGTTTAAGG aGCACCAGCATGACCAGCATTTACAGCGACTCCGGAGACGGTTACAGCTTAGACGTGAAGGGAGAGGTGATCTTTACCATGTTCTACGACGAGGTCCGGCAGTGTCTGCAGGTCTTCATCAAGGAGTGCCGCAAGCTGGCCTATGGCGATACCCTGCGCCAGTTGACCAACCC CTACGTGAAATGCTACCTCCTGCCCGACAAATCTCGTCAAAGCAAACGGAAGACCACCATCAAGAGGCACACCTGCGACCCAGTCTATGAGGAAACCTTCAAG TACCCCATCCCTCGCCAGCAACTGTTAACACGAAGCATGTTGATATCCGTGTGGCATCACGGCCACCTGAGCAGCAACCCTTTTCTGGGGGAGGTGGAGATGGCCCTGGACTGCTACGATCTGGACGCCCGATTGGAAGAATGCATGTCTCTCATGACCAAG GCTCCCTGCTGCATACCGGCTTCAGCCTTCTCTCAGTTCCGAGGCGAGCTGGTGATTTCCTTGAAGTACGTCACCCCCAAAGCCCCTCAAAAGCCCAAAATCAAAG GATTCTCCATCCGCGCTGCAAGTAAAAAGGTCACACAGGGGGAAGGTGGGGAGCTCCACGTTTTGATTAAAGAGGCAAAGAACTTGATTGCAATGAAGAGTGGAGGAGGCACGTCTGACAGCTTTGTGAAGGG ctatttgtTCCCATCCAAGTCAAAGACCAACAAGAGGAAGACCCCCGTGGTAAAGAAGAACCTGAATCCTCACTACGGCCACACGTTTGTGTACAAAGAGCTGACCCTGGACCAGCTGAAGACCATGTGTCTGGAACTGACCGTCTGGGACAAAGAGCCCATGTTGAGCAACGAATTTCTCGGAGGAGTTCGTCTCAGCTCCGGCGAAG GCAGTGTTAAAATAGGAAACGACGACGTCGGGATGGATTCCGTTGGCGAGGAGGTGAGTTTGTGGCAGAAAATGATGCAGTATCCCGACTCCTGGGCAGAGGGAAGTCTTCCGTTGCGTACCACcatgaggaagaagaaggataAATGA